The Streptococcus respiraculi sequence GGCACCAAAGAACCCCAATTCTTCAATGACAATCGAAAAGGCAAAATCCGTATGGGCTTCTGGTAGATAACCTTTTTTTTCAATCGAATTGCCCAAGCCTAAGCCAAACCAGCCACCATTGCTCATGGCATAGTAAGAATTGGTCAACTGCAAGCCTGATTCTGTCGCATTTTCAAAGGGATTAAAATACGCCGCAAACCGTCTAGCAATATAACCAAAGAGTGGAATCTTTGCCACCACCTCAACACCAAGCATTCGGATAGAGCCAAGGAGTAAGGCAGAGACTGAGACGAGCCCAATCAGCCCCGTTGAAAACCAGCGATAGCCGATTCCACTGCTCGTAATCATAATCATCATAATCAAGGCAACAATCACCGCATTTCCCAAGTCGGGAAGCGAAGCAACTAGACCTAGAGACAGCAGACTCACCATCCGCCAATCGTTTAACTTATTAGGAATCCAGCGCCCCTTGGTCAGAGCTTGATAGTCATATTTTCGAATATCACCTTGAATCTTGGCAAACTGATGTGCTAGATACCAAACAATCAGCAATTTTAGGTATTCAGCTGGCTGCAAACCGATAATTCCCTTAGGTCCTAAGCGAATCCAGCCATGGGCAC is a genomic window containing:
- the ftsW gene encoding cell division peptidoglycan polymerase FtsW gives rise to the protein MKIDKQHLLNYSILIPYLILSVVGLIMIYSTTSALQVQNGGNPFKLLLSQAGYWVLSLVAIAIIYRMKLSFLRRSGLISITLLINGFLLIISHFFDAVNGAHGWIRLGPKGIIGLQPAEYLKLLIVWYLAHQFAKIQGDIRKYDYQALTKGRWIPNKLNDWRMVSLLSLGLVASLPDLGNAVIVALIMMIMITSSGIGYRWFSTGLIGLVSVSALLLGSIRMLGVEVVAKIPLFGYIARRFAAYFNPFENATESGLQLTNSYYAMSNGGWFGLGLGNSIEKKGYLPEAHTDFAFSIVIEELGFFGASLILALLFFLILRIIVVGIRARNSFNAMMAFGVAGMLLVQTFVNIGGIAGLIPATGVTFPFISQGGNSLLIISIGIAFVLNIDANEKRELIQEEIERTMV